In a single window of the Pongo abelii isolate AG06213 chromosome 1, NHGRI_mPonAbe1-v2.0_pri, whole genome shotgun sequence genome:
- the CFAP144 gene encoding cilia- and flagella-associated protein 144 has protein sequence MAGHPREKVIPDEVHQNQILRELYLKELRTQKLYTQYHVNPLRKIHTVTRKPMSWHDNLEEPADARFLNLIHHAAEGPRKRYPETQTENQEVGWDLEPLINPERHDHRLNHFRVCSDITLQGLQ, from the exons ATGGCGGGACACCCAAGAGAGAAGGTGATTCCAGATGAGGTCCATCAGAACCAGATCTTGCGGGAACTGTACCTCAAGGAGCTACGAACCCAGAAACTCTACACGCAGTATCACGTGAATCCCCTCCGCAAGA ttcatACAGTCACCAGGAAGCCCATGTCTTGGCATGATAACCTGGAGGAACCTGCAGATG CCAGGTTTCTGAATCTCATTCACCATGCTGCCGAGGGACCAAGGAAGAGGTACCCAGAGACACAGACTGAAAACCAGGAAGTTGGATGGGACTTAGAGCCCTTG ATCAACCCAGAACGCCATGACCACAGGCTGAATCACTTCAGGGTCTGCAGTGACATCACTCTTCAGGGTCTGCAGTGA